One genomic region from Yersinia canariae encodes:
- the menH gene encoding 2-succinyl-6-hydroxy-2,4-cyclohexadiene-1-carboxylate synthase, translating into MMTLACRKLDSHPQSSAQQHSGPWLVWLHGLLGSGQDWLPVAQLCGDYSSLLIDLPGHGESVSLTTRGFDDISHQLTQTLHANGIREYWLAGYSLGGRIAMYHACYGNSVGLQGLLVEGGNLGLESDELRETRFRHDSQWAQRFRDEPLPQVLADWYQQEVFADLDPQQREQLVSLRANNHGPAVAEMLEATSLGHQPWLLPALQRLSVPYTYLCGERDHKFQQLAHQYKLPLRTLARAGHNAHRANPGAFAAQVLSFLSQSSFLSLPR; encoded by the coding sequence ATTATGACGCTGGCTTGCCGTAAACTTGATTCTCATCCCCAATCCTCCGCGCAGCAACATTCCGGGCCATGGTTAGTCTGGTTGCATGGTTTATTGGGGAGCGGCCAGGATTGGCTGCCAGTGGCACAATTATGCGGCGATTATTCCTCACTGCTTATTGACTTGCCGGGGCACGGTGAGTCTGTCTCACTGACTACCCGTGGTTTCGACGATATCAGCCACCAACTCACACAAACATTGCACGCTAATGGAATTCGCGAATATTGGTTGGCAGGCTATTCTTTAGGCGGCAGAATTGCGATGTATCATGCTTGCTATGGTAACTCTGTTGGTTTGCAGGGGCTGCTGGTTGAAGGAGGGAACCTCGGGCTGGAAAGTGATGAGCTGCGAGAAACGCGGTTTCGCCATGATAGCCAATGGGCGCAACGCTTTCGCGATGAGCCTTTGCCACAAGTATTGGCAGACTGGTATCAGCAGGAGGTGTTTGCCGATTTAGATCCGCAACAGCGTGAGCAATTGGTGTCATTGCGCGCCAATAATCATGGCCCAGCGGTCGCTGAAATGTTGGAAGCGACCTCACTTGGACATCAGCCTTGGTTATTGCCGGCTCTGCAACGGCTTAGTGTTCCGTACACGTATTTGTGTGGCGAGCGCGACCATAAATTCCAGCAATTGGCTCATCAATATAAGTTGCCATTACGCACACTGGCCCGCGCGGGGCACAATGCTCATCGGGCGAACCCCGGGGCTTTTGCCGCGCAGGTACTGTCATTCTTATCACAGTCTTCATTTTTATCACTCCCCCGTTAA
- the menB gene encoding 1,4-dihydroxy-2-naphthoyl-CoA synthase: protein MLYPSEEQLYAAIEWQDCSAGFEDIRYHKSSDGIAKITINRPHVRNAFRPLTVKEMIQALADARYDDNIGVIILTGEGEKAFCSGGDQKVRGDYGGYQDASGTHHLNVLDFQRQIRTCPKPIVAMVAGYSIGGGHVLHMMCDLTVAADNAIFGQTGPKVGSFDGGWGAAYMARIVGQKKAREIWFLCRQYDAKQALDMGLVNTVVPIADLEKETVRWCREMLQNSPMALRCLKAALNADCDGQAGLQELAGNATMLFYMTDEGQEGRNAFNEKRQPDFSKFKRNP, encoded by the coding sequence ATGCTTTATCCGAGCGAAGAACAACTGTACGCCGCCATCGAATGGCAAGATTGCTCCGCCGGGTTTGAAGATATTCGCTATCACAAATCCAGTGATGGGATCGCCAAGATAACCATCAACCGTCCTCATGTACGTAACGCATTCCGCCCGTTAACCGTGAAAGAGATGATTCAGGCGCTGGCTGATGCCCGCTACGATGACAATATCGGCGTAATCATTTTGACGGGCGAGGGCGAAAAAGCCTTCTGTTCCGGTGGTGATCAGAAAGTTCGTGGCGACTACGGCGGCTATCAGGATGCTAGTGGTACCCATCATCTGAATGTGTTGGATTTCCAGCGCCAGATCCGTACCTGTCCGAAACCTATTGTAGCAATGGTTGCCGGCTATTCTATTGGTGGTGGGCATGTATTACATATGATGTGTGACCTCACTGTCGCCGCTGATAACGCCATCTTCGGCCAAACCGGGCCAAAAGTGGGCTCATTCGACGGCGGCTGGGGTGCGGCATATATGGCGCGCATTGTCGGCCAGAAAAAAGCGCGAGAAATCTGGTTCTTATGCCGTCAGTATGATGCTAAACAAGCATTGGATATGGGGCTGGTGAATACTGTGGTGCCTATCGCTGATCTGGAAAAAGAGACCGTGCGCTGGTGTCGTGAAATGTTGCAAAACAGCCCAATGGCATTGCGCTGCCTGAAAGCGGCATTGAACGCCGACTGTGATGGCCAGGCGGGTCTGCAAGAGCTAGCCGGTAACGCCACCATGTTGTTCTATATGACAGATGAAGGTCAGGAAGGGCGTAATGCATTCAATGAGAAACGCCAGCCAGACTTCAGCAAATTCAAGCGTAATCCGTAA
- the menD gene encoding 2-succinyl-5-enolpyruvyl-6-hydroxy-3-cyclohexene-1-carboxylic-acid synthase produces the protein MSTSVFNRRWAALLLEALSRHGVRHICIAPGSRSTPLTLAAAANPSLVCHTHFDERGLGHLALGLAKASTEPVAVIVTSGTAAANLYPALIEAGLTGERLILLTADRPPELIDCGANQAIRQQGLFASHPTVSLNLPRPTPDISASWLVSTIDSAMAQLQHGGLHINCPFAEPLYGGDEQLYAQWSATLGGWWQDCHPWLRQSRHLPQIQQSDWFIWRQKRGVIIAGRMTAEEGEQLVKWAELLGWPLIGDVLSQTGQPLPCADLWLEHPGAQRVLAQAQIVLQFGSSLTGKRLLQWQEQCQPQEYWLIDTLPGRLDPANHRGRRIISPVNEWLEQHPAQRRTPWATELILWSENAHAYVAEALNEQFSEAAVAHLLNELLPENGQLFVGNSLIVRLIDALGQLPAGYPVYSNRGASGIDGLLSTAAGVQRATAKPTLAIVGDLSALYDLNALALLRQSSAPLVLLVVNNNGGQIFSLLPTPEADRQRFYCMPQNVSFEHAAAMFGLGYARPESWLMLKQQVEQCWLHGGVTLIEIQVPPSQGAETLQQLVQQVAQL, from the coding sequence ATGTCGACAAGCGTTTTTAACCGTCGTTGGGCGGCATTACTACTGGAGGCGTTGAGTCGCCACGGTGTGCGTCATATTTGTATTGCGCCGGGTTCCCGTTCGACACCGCTAACGCTAGCGGCTGCGGCGAACCCATCACTGGTTTGTCATACCCATTTTGATGAGCGCGGTTTAGGGCATCTGGCTCTAGGATTGGCGAAAGCCTCAACTGAACCGGTGGCCGTGATTGTCACTTCAGGTACGGCGGCGGCCAACCTTTATCCGGCTTTAATTGAAGCGGGTTTGACCGGTGAGCGCTTGATCTTATTGACCGCCGATCGCCCGCCGGAATTGATCGATTGCGGGGCGAACCAGGCTATTCGCCAGCAGGGATTATTTGCCAGCCATCCGACGGTTAGCCTTAATTTGCCACGGCCAACGCCAGATATTTCTGCCTCTTGGCTGGTGTCTACGATAGACAGCGCGATGGCGCAATTACAGCATGGTGGCCTACATATTAACTGCCCGTTTGCCGAACCGCTCTATGGCGGTGATGAGCAACTCTATGCGCAGTGGTCTGCCACCTTGGGTGGCTGGTGGCAAGATTGTCATCCCTGGCTGCGCCAATCGCGCCATTTGCCGCAAATACAGCAATCCGACTGGTTTATCTGGCGTCAAAAGCGCGGTGTCATCATTGCCGGGCGGATGACCGCTGAAGAGGGCGAACAGCTGGTAAAATGGGCTGAATTACTCGGTTGGCCACTGATTGGTGATGTGCTTTCACAGACCGGCCAACCGCTTCCTTGTGCTGATCTGTGGCTCGAACATCCGGGCGCACAGCGCGTGTTGGCACAGGCCCAGATTGTCTTGCAGTTTGGCAGTAGTCTGACGGGCAAGCGCCTGCTGCAATGGCAAGAACAATGCCAGCCGCAGGAATATTGGCTGATAGATACATTACCTGGCCGTCTTGATCCGGCTAATCACCGTGGGCGCAGGATCATTTCTCCGGTGAATGAATGGTTGGAACAGCATCCGGCGCAGCGCCGCACTCCTTGGGCCACTGAACTCATTTTATGGTCGGAAAATGCGCATGCTTATGTTGCCGAAGCGCTGAATGAACAATTCAGTGAGGCGGCGGTTGCGCATCTGCTTAATGAGTTATTACCCGAAAACGGCCAGCTTTTTGTCGGTAACAGTTTGATTGTGCGGTTGATTGATGCATTAGGTCAATTACCTGCCGGCTACCCGGTTTACAGCAACCGTGGCGCGAGCGGGATAGACGGCTTGCTATCGACCGCCGCTGGCGTCCAGCGAGCCACTGCCAAACCGACACTGGCGATTGTCGGGGATTTATCGGCGCTTTATGACCTTAATGCTTTGGCTTTATTGCGCCAAAGCTCGGCTCCGCTGGTGCTGTTGGTGGTCAATAATAACGGCGGGCAGATTTTCTCTCTGCTGCCCACTCCAGAAGCCGATCGCCAACGTTTTTATTGTATGCCGCAGAATGTGAGTTTTGAACATGCTGCCGCGATGTTTGGTTTAGGTTATGCCCGGCCAGAAAGCTGGTTAATGCTCAAGCAGCAGGTAGAGCAATGCTGGCTCCATGGCGGTGTCACACTGATTGAAATACAAGTGCCGCCGAGTCAGGGGGCTGAAACACTGCAACAACTGGTGCAGCAGGTGGCCCAATTATGA
- the menC gene encoding o-succinylbenzoate synthase, producing MRAATLYRYSLPMEAGVILRHQRLKSRDGLLVKLQQDGQTGWGEIAPLPEFSHETLAQAQVVAQNWLQNWAGGAEPELDALPSVAFGLSCALAELDNSLPLAANYRKAPLCTGDPDELFAVLQALPGEKVAKVKVGLYEAVRDGMIVNVLLEALPDLTLRLDANRSWTRAKADGFAKYVNPELRSRIAFLEEPCKTRAESREFTRDTGIAIAWDESVREADFQVEAEPGVAAIVIKPTLVGSIARCQQLVQQAHQAGLVAVISSSIESSLGLTQLARLADWLTPATVPGLDTLSLMQAQLVREWPESTLPVVTADQLDVLWHS from the coding sequence ATGCGCGCGGCCACACTTTACCGCTATAGCCTCCCGATGGAAGCGGGGGTGATATTGCGGCATCAGCGGCTGAAAAGTCGCGATGGATTATTAGTGAAGTTGCAGCAAGACGGGCAGACCGGCTGGGGGGAAATTGCGCCCTTGCCGGAGTTCAGTCATGAAACGCTGGCACAAGCACAGGTTGTCGCACAAAACTGGTTGCAAAATTGGGCGGGCGGGGCGGAACCTGAACTTGATGCTTTGCCTTCTGTCGCTTTTGGCTTGAGTTGCGCCTTGGCGGAGCTGGATAATTCATTGCCGCTGGCGGCGAATTACCGCAAAGCTCCGCTGTGTACGGGTGATCCTGACGAGTTATTCGCCGTGTTACAAGCGCTGCCGGGCGAGAAAGTGGCCAAGGTGAAAGTTGGGCTGTATGAAGCGGTGCGCGATGGCATGATTGTGAATGTGCTGCTGGAAGCCTTGCCGGATTTGACCTTGCGGCTGGATGCTAATCGCAGCTGGACGCGGGCCAAAGCAGACGGTTTTGCCAAGTATGTTAATCCTGAATTGCGCTCACGCATTGCATTTCTGGAAGAGCCCTGTAAAACCCGCGCTGAATCCCGTGAGTTTACCCGTGACACTGGCATTGCTATTGCGTGGGATGAAAGTGTGCGCGAGGCAGATTTTCAGGTTGAAGCAGAACCGGGAGTGGCCGCCATTGTTATCAAACCGACACTGGTGGGCAGTATCGCGCGTTGCCAACAATTAGTGCAGCAAGCGCATCAAGCGGGGCTGGTGGCCGTTATCAGTTCCAGTATCGAATCGAGCTTGGGCTTGACTCAACTGGCACGATTAGCGGATTGGCTAACTCCCGCCACCGTACCGGGCTTGGATACATTGAGCCTGATGCAGGCGCAATTGGTTCGTGAGTGGCCGGAGAGCACTCTGCCCGTGGTGACAGCCGACCAACTGGATGTGCTATGGCACAGCTAA
- a CDS encoding YfaZ family protein, with product MNKHLIACAASLLFVAGSASAVSFNAETGRHYTNLGFGLGTNTGGLAISGNWARSDHDGDIYGMGLGFNLPIGPMMATVGGKGIYMSPEDGSSGGAVAIGGGLTYPINKSFTLYGEGYFAPEELTSGMKSYSEANGGLRWNVFRPLTVDVGYRYINMEGKEGHRDNRVADGVYIGAGLAF from the coding sequence ATGAATAAGCATTTAATCGCGTGCGCAGCTAGCCTGCTGTTTGTGGCCGGTTCAGCCAGTGCAGTGAGTTTCAACGCCGAAACTGGGCGTCATTACACCAATTTAGGCTTTGGTCTTGGCACAAATACTGGCGGGTTGGCTATCAGCGGCAACTGGGCGCGCAGTGACCATGACGGTGATATCTACGGCATGGGCTTGGGCTTCAATCTGCCCATTGGCCCAATGATGGCAACTGTCGGCGGGAAAGGCATTTATATGTCACCAGAAGACGGCAGCAGTGGTGGTGCGGTAGCGATTGGTGGCGGGTTAACCTACCCAATCAACAAATCATTCACTTTGTATGGTGAAGGTTATTTCGCCCCTGAAGAACTGACCAGTGGGATGAAATCATACAGTGAAGCCAACGGTGGCCTGCGCTGGAATGTATTCCGCCCATTAACTGTTGATGTCGGCTATCGCTATATCAATATGGAAGGTAAAGAAGGGCATCGCGATAACCGCGTAGCCGATGGCGTGTATATTGGTGCTGGCTTAGCATTCTGA
- the tyrP gene encoding tyrosine transporter TyrP, with product MKNRTLGSIFIVAGTTIGAGMLAMPLAAAGVGFGVTLALLVFLWVLMCYTALLLVEVYQHEAANTGLGTLAKRYLGHRGQWLTGFSMMFLMYALTAAYISGAGELLATSISQWTQQSFPTYLGVLLFTLVAGGVVCIGTHSVDLFNRVLFSAKIIFLIVMLSLMMPHIEKTNLLTLPLEQGLALSAIPVIFTSFGFHGSVPSIVNYMGGNIRKLRWVFIIGSAIPLIAYIFWQLATLGAISSHTFVGILAQQAGLNGLLQAVRDVVASPHVELAVHLFADLALATSFLGVALGLFDYLADLFKRRNSVRGRLQTGAITFVPPLLFALFYPRGFIMALGFAAVALSVLALILPAMLAWKARKIHQGNYRVWGGKPALAAVFACGVLVIGIQVGIVTGALPAVG from the coding sequence GTGAAGAATCGCACTCTGGGCAGTATATTTATCGTTGCTGGCACCACTATCGGTGCTGGTATGTTGGCAATGCCACTGGCAGCGGCGGGAGTGGGCTTCGGCGTCACCCTCGCATTACTCGTTTTTCTTTGGGTATTAATGTGTTACACCGCACTACTCTTGGTGGAAGTCTACCAACACGAAGCGGCAAATACCGGGCTGGGCACCTTGGCCAAACGCTACCTCGGCCATCGGGGGCAATGGCTCACCGGTTTTAGCATGATGTTTTTGATGTACGCGCTGACTGCCGCTTATATCAGCGGTGCGGGCGAATTGCTGGCGACCAGCATCAGCCAGTGGACTCAACAATCGTTTCCAACTTACCTTGGCGTATTATTGTTTACCCTCGTGGCCGGCGGTGTGGTCTGTATTGGCACCCATTCTGTTGATTTATTTAACCGTGTTTTATTCAGCGCCAAAATTATTTTCCTGATAGTTATGCTGTCACTGATGATGCCGCATATCGAAAAAACCAACTTATTAACGCTGCCGTTAGAGCAAGGGTTAGCGCTTTCCGCTATTCCGGTTATTTTCACTTCATTTGGTTTCCATGGTAGCGTGCCAAGTATTGTCAATTATATGGGTGGCAATATTCGCAAACTGCGCTGGGTGTTTATTATCGGCAGTGCGATCCCATTAATTGCTTATATTTTTTGGCAGTTAGCGACATTAGGGGCTATTTCCTCCCATACCTTTGTCGGAATATTGGCGCAGCAAGCCGGTTTGAATGGTCTATTGCAAGCCGTACGCGATGTCGTGGCCTCTCCCCATGTTGAGTTAGCCGTTCACCTGTTTGCCGACCTGGCACTGGCAACCTCATTCCTGGGTGTCGCCTTGGGCTTGTTTGATTATCTGGCCGATTTATTTAAACGCCGTAATTCAGTGCGTGGCCGCCTGCAAACTGGTGCGATTACCTTTGTGCCGCCACTATTGTTTGCGCTGTTTTACCCACGCGGCTTTATTATGGCGCTGGGCTTTGCAGCAGTCGCATTATCCGTTTTGGCATTAATCCTACCCGCAATGCTGGCGTGGAAAGCGCGTAAAATCCATCAGGGAAATTATCGTGTCTGGGGCGGGAAACCAGCGTTAGCTGCAGTATTTGCTTGTGGCGTGCTGGTGATTGGCATTCAGGTGGGAATAGTGACCGGCGCATTACCGGCGGTTGGATAA
- the menE gene encoding o-succinylbenzoate--CoA ligase, giving the protein MAQLNDWPWKHLFPWKHWANLQPRATAIRSGEQQISWQQLATDIDSLAASFQQQGVIPDCGIVLRGKNSYSLLLAYLAALQCAARVLPLNPQLPEALLAQLLPQLDIDFMLNLADPLPAQLSFIPLDFTLKNCALKAVEWDSQRLATMTLTSGSSGLPKAAVHTLAAHLVSADGVLRLMNFTANDSWLLSLPLFHVSGQGIVWRWLSAGAGLVVQAGMPLSDALMGCSHASLVPTQLWRLLENSEQTLTLKDVLLGGAAIPTTLTEQAEARGIRCWCGYGLTESASTVCAKRADGLPGVGIALQGRQVKLVESEVWVKAACLATGYWRQGQLQPLTDSEGWFHTRDRGEWQQGELRILGRLDNLFFSGGEGIQPEDIERVLLQYPGVQQAFVIPAADTEFGHRPVAVIDADEAVDDAVLASWLAPQLAVFQRPVAFYRLPAELKNGGIKVSRRSVFDFVAKQI; this is encoded by the coding sequence ATGGCACAGCTAAATGATTGGCCTTGGAAACATTTATTTCCATGGAAGCACTGGGCCAATCTGCAACCTCGGGCGACTGCTATTCGCTCGGGGGAGCAACAGATCAGTTGGCAACAATTAGCCACTGATATTGATAGTCTTGCCGCCAGTTTTCAACAGCAAGGTGTGATACCTGATTGTGGCATTGTGCTGCGCGGTAAAAACAGTTATTCATTGTTATTGGCGTATTTGGCGGCATTGCAGTGCGCCGCGCGCGTTTTACCGCTCAACCCGCAATTGCCAGAAGCTTTGTTAGCACAACTCCTGCCGCAGCTAGATATTGATTTTATGCTGAATCTGGCTGATCCGCTGCCCGCGCAGCTCAGTTTTATTCCGCTGGATTTTACCCTCAAAAATTGCGCATTAAAAGCAGTGGAATGGGATAGCCAACGGCTGGCAACCATGACATTGACCTCCGGATCTTCAGGTTTACCCAAAGCGGCAGTACACACTCTGGCGGCCCATCTGGTCAGCGCCGACGGTGTCTTGCGGTTGATGAATTTTACGGCTAATGACAGTTGGTTGCTGTCATTACCGCTGTTTCATGTCTCGGGGCAGGGCATTGTTTGGCGCTGGTTAAGTGCCGGAGCGGGCTTAGTGGTGCAAGCGGGCATGCCGTTATCTGATGCGCTGATGGGGTGCAGCCATGCTTCACTGGTGCCAACCCAACTTTGGCGTTTGTTGGAGAATTCAGAGCAAACACTCACCTTGAAAGACGTGTTATTGGGGGGGGCCGCTATCCCGACTACGCTAACCGAGCAAGCCGAAGCTCGGGGAATTCGTTGCTGGTGTGGCTATGGTCTGACGGAATCCGCTTCGACGGTGTGCGCCAAACGTGCTGACGGCTTGCCGGGGGTTGGTATTGCGCTACAGGGGCGGCAGGTGAAGCTGGTTGAGAGTGAAGTCTGGGTAAAAGCTGCTTGTCTGGCGACCGGTTATTGGCGACAGGGGCAGTTGCAACCGCTGACTGACAGTGAAGGTTGGTTCCATACGCGTGATCGCGGCGAATGGCAGCAAGGTGAACTGCGTATCCTTGGGCGGTTGGATAATTTATTTTTTAGCGGTGGCGAAGGTATTCAGCCGGAGGATATTGAGCGTGTTTTATTACAGTATCCAGGGGTGCAGCAGGCTTTTGTTATTCCTGCCGCTGATACTGAATTCGGTCATCGCCCTGTCGCCGTGATTGATGCAGACGAAGCCGTGGATGACGCCGTTTTAGCAAGTTGGTTAGCACCGCAATTGGCTGTATTCCAGCGCCCTGTGGCCTTTTACCGCTTACCGGCGGAGCTTAAAAATGGCGGAATTAAGGTGTCGCGGCGGAGTGTTTTTGATTTTGTGGCTAAGCAGATTTAA
- the menF gene encoding isochorismate synthase MenF — translation MKQLSGLLGELRQKLRAGFPDQAGIRQIILPAPGQVGSQLLEWLAAQCHFPQFYWHHREGHEEAAVCGQTRQFNDVQSADQFIQQHSAVAGLRIWGLNAFEPVPVVEPRADSLQQAQASFLFLPRIEILRRGNNTHLALNLVSDYSLAQDALLAIAFIDQLVIAKPLPALDAVVENANHMPEYPQWSRLIEQALGDIKQQKMEKVVLARATRLMLDKPLSCGAFMAASRQVNHHCFHFMLRFDAVQAFLGSSPERLYLRQQQKLETEALAGTASNDDDTAQATALANWLMHDEKNQRENLLVVDDICQRLQGGVEAVDVMPPEVIRLRKVQHLRRRIHAQLNRANDADCLQRLQPTAAVAGLPRNVARQFIAENEPFSRGWYAGSAGYLSLKQAEFSVTLRSAWVADKQIHLYAGAGIVAGSDAEQEWQEINNKSAGLRTLLTNINQDNNHKIE, via the coding sequence GTGAAGCAACTTTCTGGTTTGTTGGGCGAATTACGGCAAAAATTACGTGCCGGTTTCCCTGATCAGGCCGGTATTCGGCAAATTATCTTGCCCGCGCCGGGACAGGTGGGAAGTCAATTGCTTGAGTGGCTTGCCGCGCAATGTCATTTCCCTCAATTCTATTGGCATCATCGTGAAGGCCATGAAGAGGCGGCAGTTTGTGGTCAAACGCGGCAATTTAATGATGTCCAATCGGCAGATCAATTTATTCAACAGCACAGCGCGGTGGCGGGATTGCGTATTTGGGGGCTGAATGCTTTTGAACCCGTTCCTGTTGTCGAACCCCGCGCAGACTCTCTCCAGCAAGCTCAGGCCAGTTTCCTGTTTTTACCGCGCATTGAAATTTTGCGGCGGGGCAATAATACACATTTGGCCCTTAATCTGGTCAGTGACTATTCCCTGGCACAAGACGCCTTGCTCGCCATCGCCTTTATTGACCAACTGGTTATCGCCAAACCCCTGCCAGCATTGGATGCGGTGGTTGAAAATGCCAATCATATGCCGGAATACCCACAGTGGAGCCGTCTTATCGAGCAAGCATTGGGCGACATTAAACAGCAAAAAATGGAAAAGGTTGTTTTGGCGCGAGCTACCCGCTTGATGCTGGATAAACCGCTATCCTGTGGGGCTTTTATGGCCGCCAGCCGTCAGGTAAATCATCACTGTTTCCACTTTATGCTGCGCTTTGATGCTGTACAGGCATTTTTGGGATCCAGCCCCGAGCGCTTGTATTTGCGCCAACAGCAAAAGCTGGAAACGGAAGCTTTAGCAGGAACTGCATCTAATGATGATGATACAGCCCAAGCCACTGCGCTAGCTAACTGGCTGATGCATGATGAAAAAAATCAACGTGAGAATTTGCTGGTGGTCGATGATATTTGCCAGCGCTTACAAGGTGGGGTAGAGGCCGTGGATGTCATGCCGCCGGAGGTTATTCGTTTACGCAAAGTTCAGCATTTACGCCGCCGTATTCATGCGCAACTTAATCGCGCTAATGACGCCGACTGTTTGCAACGATTGCAGCCAACAGCCGCAGTAGCCGGGTTGCCGCGTAATGTTGCCCGGCAGTTTATTGCTGAAAACGAACCTTTTTCTCGAGGCTGGTACGCCGGTTCCGCAGGTTACCTTTCTCTCAAGCAAGCTGAATTCAGTGTGACACTGCGGTCGGCCTGGGTGGCAGATAAACAGATTCACTTGTATGCCGGTGCCGGTATTGTCGCGGGATCTGATGCTGAGCAGGAATGGCAGGAAATTAACAATAAATCAGCGGGCTTACGTACTTTGCTGACTAATATTAATCAAGATAATAATCATAAAATTGAGTAA
- a CDS encoding catalase — protein MSKKKGLTTAAGAPVVDNNNVVTAGRRGPMLLQDVWFLEKLAHFDREVIPERRMHAKGSGAYGTFTVTHDITRYTRAKIFAEIGKQTEMFVRFSTVAGERGAADAERDIRGFAMKYYTEEGNWDLVGNDTPVFYLRDPLKFPDLNHVVKRDPRTNLRNPTYKWDFFSQLPESLHQLTIDFSDRGLPKSYRHMHGFGSHTFSFINANNERFWVKFHFRCQQGIENLMDDEAEKLVGQDRESSQRDLFEAIEHGDFPRWNLQIQVMPEHEASQTPYNPFDLTKVWPHGDYPLIDVGFFELNRNPENYFAEVEQVAFNPANVVPGVSFSPDRMLQGRLFSYGDAARYRLGVNHHQIPVNSAKCPFHNYHRDGAMRVDGNSGNGATYEPNSFGLFQEQPDFSEPPLTLEGAADHWNHREDSDYFSQPRALFNLLSAEEHQRMFARIAGELSQIPEEIQRRQIALFTQVHPDYGDGVKKALGLN, from the coding sequence ATGAGCAAAAAGAAAGGATTAACAACCGCGGCGGGCGCTCCCGTCGTTGATAATAATAATGTTGTCACAGCTGGCCGACGTGGCCCCATGTTGCTGCAAGATGTCTGGTTCCTGGAAAAACTGGCCCATTTTGATCGTGAAGTTATCCCTGAACGCCGCATGCATGCTAAAGGCTCTGGTGCTTACGGCACGTTCACCGTCACCCACGATATCACCCGATACACTCGCGCAAAAATTTTCGCAGAGATTGGCAAACAAACTGAAATGTTTGTGCGTTTCTCAACAGTCGCTGGCGAACGGGGTGCGGCCGATGCCGAACGTGATATTCGTGGTTTTGCCATGAAATATTACACGGAGGAAGGTAATTGGGATTTGGTCGGTAATGATACTCCGGTATTCTATTTACGTGATCCACTGAAATTCCCGGATCTGAACCACGTTGTTAAACGCGACCCCCGCACCAACCTGCGTAACCCAACTTATAAATGGGATTTCTTCTCCCAGCTTCCTGAATCTCTACACCAGCTCACTATCGATTTTAGTGACCGTGGCCTGCCAAAATCGTATCGCCATATGCACGGATTCGGCAGCCATACCTTCAGTTTTATCAATGCCAACAATGAGCGATTTTGGGTTAAATTCCATTTTCGCTGCCAGCAAGGCATTGAAAACCTTATGGATGATGAGGCTGAAAAACTGGTTGGTCAGGATCGTGAGAGTTCCCAGCGTGATCTGTTTGAAGCCATTGAACACGGCGACTTCCCACGCTGGAATTTACAAATTCAGGTGATGCCAGAGCATGAAGCATCACAAACCCCATATAACCCATTCGACCTAACCAAGGTTTGGCCACACGGCGATTATCCGCTGATTGATGTGGGTTTCTTCGAACTGAACCGCAATCCAGAAAACTACTTTGCTGAAGTGGAACAAGTGGCATTCAACCCAGCCAACGTCGTGCCAGGGGTGAGTTTCTCTCCTGACCGTATGCTGCAAGGCCGCCTCTTCTCTTATGGTGACGCCGCTCGTTATCGTTTAGGGGTAAATCATCATCAGATCCCAGTGAACAGTGCTAAATGCCCATTCCATAATTATCATCGCGATGGCGCAATGCGGGTTGACGGTAACAGTGGTAATGGCGCAACTTACGAGCCAAATAGTTTTGGTTTGTTCCAGGAACAACCTGATTTCAGCGAGCCGCCATTAACACTCGAAGGCGCTGCTGATCACTGGAATCACCGCGAAGATAGCGACTATTTCTCACAACCTCGGGCATTATTCAACTTACTCAGTGCAGAAGAGCATCAGCGGATGTTTGCCCGCATTGCCGGTGAGTTGTCACAAATTCCAGAAGAGATTCAGCGCCGCCAGATAGCATTGTTTACACAAGTTCACCCCGATTATGGTGACGGAGTGAAGAAGGCTTTGGGATTAAATTAA